A genome region from Geminicoccus roseus DSM 18922 includes the following:
- the groL gene encoding chaperonin GroEL (60 kDa chaperone family; promotes refolding of misfolded polypeptides especially under stressful conditions; forms two stacked rings of heptamers to form a barrel-shaped 14mer; ends can be capped by GroES; misfolded proteins enter the barrel where they are refolded when GroES binds) yields MAAKDVKFSTDARNKMLRGVEILANAVKVTLGPKGRNVVIEKSFGAPRITKDGVTVAKEVELSDKFENMGAQMVREVASKTNDMAGDGTTTATVLAAAIVREGAKSVAAGMNPMDLKRGIDLAVETVVADLKSRAKKVTTSEEIAQVGTISANGDTEIGKMLAEAMQKVGNEGVITVEEAKSLDTELDVVEGMQFDRGYLSPYFITDSEKMRATLEEPYILIHEKKLSTLQPLLPVLEAVVQSGRPLLIIAEDVEGEALATLVVNKLRGGLKIAAVKAPGFGDRRKAMLEDIAILTAGQVVSEDLGIKLENVTLEMLGKAKRVVINKEDTTIVDGSGDKSEIQGRISQIKAQIEETTSDYDREKLQERLAKLAGGVAVIRVGGATEVEVKERKDRVDDAMNATRAAVEEGVVPGGGTALLYALKALDNLAAGNSDQKVGVEIVRKALQAPARQIAENAGVDGSIVIGKIFESTDTSFGFDAQTHEYGDLVKKGIIDPVKVVRHALQDAASVAGLLITTEAMIAEKPKKDAPMPAGGPGGGMGDMDF; encoded by the coding sequence ATGGCTGCCAAAGACGTCAAGTTCTCGACCGATGCGCGCAACAAGATGCTGCGCGGTGTCGAGATCCTCGCCAACGCCGTGAAGGTCACGTTGGGTCCGAAGGGCCGCAATGTGGTCATCGAGAAGAGCTTCGGCGCGCCGCGCATCACCAAGGACGGTGTGACGGTCGCGAAGGAGGTCGAGCTCTCCGACAAGTTCGAGAACATGGGCGCGCAGATGGTGCGCGAAGTGGCCTCGAAGACCAACGACATGGCCGGTGACGGCACCACGACCGCGACCGTGCTCGCCGCCGCCATCGTGCGCGAGGGTGCGAAGTCGGTGGCCGCGGGCATGAACCCGATGGACCTGAAGCGCGGCATCGACCTGGCGGTCGAGACCGTCGTCGCCGACCTGAAGTCCCGGGCGAAGAAGGTGACCACCAGCGAGGAGATCGCTCAGGTCGGCACCATCTCGGCCAATGGCGACACCGAGATCGGCAAGATGCTGGCCGAGGCCATGCAGAAGGTCGGCAACGAGGGCGTGATCACGGTCGAGGAGGCCAAGAGCCTCGACACCGAGCTCGACGTCGTCGAGGGCATGCAGTTCGACCGCGGCTACCTGTCGCCGTACTTTATCACCGACAGCGAGAAGATGCGGGCCACCCTCGAGGAGCCCTACATCCTCATCCACGAGAAGAAGCTGTCGACCCTGCAGCCGCTGCTGCCGGTCCTCGAGGCCGTCGTGCAGTCCGGCCGTCCGCTGCTGATCATCGCCGAGGACGTCGAGGGCGAGGCGCTCGCGACCCTGGTGGTGAACAAGCTGCGTGGTGGCTTGAAGATCGCCGCCGTCAAGGCGCCGGGCTTCGGTGACCGTCGCAAGGCCATGCTCGAGGACATCGCCATCCTGACCGCCGGTCAGGTCGTGTCCGAGGACCTGGGCATCAAGCTCGAGAACGTCACGCTCGAGATGCTCGGCAAGGCCAAGCGCGTGGTGATCAACAAGGAAGACACCACCATCGTCGACGGCTCGGGCGACAAGTCCGAGATCCAGGGCCGCATCTCGCAGATCAAGGCGCAGATCGAGGAGACCACCTCGGACTACGACCGCGAGAAGCTCCAGGAGCGTCTGGCGAAGCTGGCTGGCGGCGTCGCCGTCATCCGCGTCGGCGGTGCCACCGAGGTCGAGGTGAAGGAGCGCAAGGATCGCGTCGACGATGCGATGAATGCGACCCGCGCCGCCGTCGAGGAGGGTGTGGTTCCTGGTGGCGGTACGGCGCTGCTGTATGCGCTCAAGGCGCTGGACAACCTGGCGGCTGGCAACAGCGACCAGAAGGTCGGTGTCGAGATCGTGCGCAAGGCGCTGCAGGCGCCGGCTCGCCAGATCGCGGAGAACGCCGGCGTCGACGGCTCGATCGTGATCGGCAAGATCTTCGAGAGCACCGACACCAGCTTTGGTTTCGACGCCCAGACCCACGAGTACGGTGATCTCGTGAAGAAGGGCATCATCGACCCGGTGAAGGTGGTGCGTCATGCGCTGCAGGATGCGGCCTCGGTCGCCGGCCTGCTCATCACCACCGAGGCGATGATCGCCGAGAAGCCCAAGAAGGACGCCCCGATGCCGGCCGGCGGCCCGGGCGGCGGCATGGGCGACATGGACTTCTGA
- the groES gene encoding co-chaperone GroES produces the protein MGFRPLHDRVVVRRLEGEEKSKGGIIIPDTAKEKPQQGEIVAVGPGARDESGKVNALDVKVGDKVLFGKWSGTEVKIDGDDLLIMKESDILGILDDAGSMKQAA, from the coding sequence ATGGGCTTCCGTCCGCTGCACGACCGCGTGGTCGTTCGTCGTCTCGAGGGTGAAGAGAAGAGCAAGGGCGGGATCATCATCCCGGACACTGCCAAGGAGAAGCCCCAGCAGGGCGAGATCGTGGCGGTCGGCCCGGGTGCGCGCGACGAGAGCGGCAAGGTGAACGCGCTCGACGTCAAGGTCGGCGACAAGGTGCTGTTCGGCAAGTGGTCTGGCACCGAGGTCAAGATCGACGGCGATGACCTGCTGATCATGAAGGAAAGCGACATCCTGGGCATCCTCGACGATGCCGGCTCGATGAAGCAGGCCGCCTGA
- a CDS encoding usg protein — protein MAGKEPSPLELQLRGYRIATAEILYRMPDHPSLIQSFIWQHYDIAPRYPELFKFLDFWEKNIEGPLVGVRVGRSELIKPQAWRQGPEFQLH, from the coding sequence ATGGCCGGTAAAGAACCCTCGCCCCTGGAGTTGCAGCTCAGGGGCTACCGCATCGCCACCGCTGAAATCCTGTACCGGATGCCTGACCACCCCAGCCTGATACAGAGCTTCATCTGGCAGCATTATGACATTGCGCCTCGCTATCCGGAGTTGTTCAAGTTCCTCGATTTCTGGGAAAAGAATATCGAGGGTCCTCTGGTGGGCGTGCGCGTCGGACGGAGCGAGCTGATCAAGCCTCAGGCCTGGCGACAGGGCCCGGAATTCCAGCTCCACTAG
- a CDS encoding endonuclease/exonuclease/phosphatase family protein, translated as MMTAPSSTLAAAVPHGTDRVVRYCLSICLLVAAAPVIGAAWPGGPAEFELAAHFLVQSALLSALLLLVGVLTGRRYIVLVVTALLTATALILTPHVFPGWAPLYAVARQEPASDPFPQLRIYFHNAWAGSGDAVATVDAALSSDADLVMFAETGASRWRSFARLTGSYPHHISCIGRRECDLTLFSRLPVHDQVIYHDRHSGARGIAATLDDGRNGRLRVVAVHLARPIPPDSLEVQMRQVEALLRSDLFRPDLPVLLMGDFNAVPWGRVVGTFARGLQLRPAGGIEGSWPSFLPQPLRIRIDQALVSPDVKVLDQTLGAGSGSDHRSLSITIGPAR; from the coding sequence ATGATGACGGCGCCATCCAGCACCCTCGCCGCGGCGGTCCCGCATGGAACCGACCGGGTCGTCCGCTACTGTCTGTCTATCTGCCTGCTGGTGGCGGCCGCTCCGGTGATTGGCGCTGCCTGGCCCGGTGGACCGGCCGAGTTCGAGCTGGCCGCCCATTTTCTGGTCCAGTCCGCCCTTCTTTCCGCCTTGCTCCTGCTGGTCGGGGTGCTGACCGGCCGCCGCTACATCGTGCTCGTGGTCACGGCTCTGCTGACGGCGACCGCCCTGATCCTGACGCCGCACGTCTTTCCTGGATGGGCGCCTTTATACGCGGTGGCGAGGCAGGAACCGGCATCGGACCCGTTTCCACAGCTCCGTATCTATTTCCACAATGCCTGGGCCGGATCGGGCGATGCGGTCGCCACCGTGGACGCCGCCCTGTCCAGCGACGCCGATCTCGTGATGTTCGCCGAAACGGGCGCCTCGCGCTGGCGCAGCTTCGCCCGCCTCACCGGGAGCTATCCCCACCATATTTCCTGTATCGGACGCAGGGAATGCGATCTCACCCTGTTCTCGCGCCTGCCGGTCCACGACCAGGTGATCTACCACGACCGGCACAGCGGTGCCCGGGGTATCGCGGCCACCCTGGATGACGGCAGGAATGGCAGGCTGCGCGTGGTGGCGGTTCATCTGGCCCGGCCGATCCCACCGGACAGCCTCGAGGTGCAGATGCGCCAGGTGGAGGCGCTGCTTCGTTCCGACCTCTTCCGGCCGGACCTGCCCGTCCTGCTGATGGGTGACTTCAATGCAGTACCGTGGGGGCGGGTCGTCGGCACGTTCGCTCGTGGCCTGCAACTTCGCCCGGCCGGTGGGATCGAAGGGAGTTGGCCCTCGTTCCTGCCGCAGCCGCTGCGCATCCGGATCGACCAGGCCCTGGTGTCCCCGGACGTGAAGGTGCTGGATCAGACCCTCGGTGCCGGCAGCGGCTCCGACCATCGATCGCTGTCGATCACCATCGGTCCGGCTCGTTGA
- a CDS encoding calcium-binding protein, whose translation MSNSPSGPQDVVPPGKVVNGTTANDYLPGGRGSDYIRGFAGNDLLIGGDGDDHLIGDDGNDNLIGGAGDDRIEGGAGDDRITGSAGNDLLDGGAGLDYLDYERENGAVQVNAAAGVAVDGTGGIDKISSFEVIVGSRFDDSIIGSAQDEVIVIRRGGNDTADGGAGYDTLNLFVPDDTAVDLAAGTWNYGSFAGTARNFEHLITGSGDDQVQGSNADEFINSNGGDDFVEAGAGNDRVDGAAGDDYLYGQTGNDTLVGGPGEDTLFGEEGNDTLIGQIGQDWLYGGVGNDRLFGGADDDSLFGDDGNDRLVGEAGNDVLYGGDGDDVLTGGAGDDEFVRYENGGNDLITDFGLGDDTVLVFGESVSSFNEFKAAASQSGANVVVNFGAGQSIIFQNIVLADLTSSNVIVN comes from the coding sequence ATGTCCAACAGCCCTAGCGGACCTCAGGATGTGGTGCCGCCCGGCAAGGTCGTGAACGGGACGACCGCCAACGACTACCTGCCAGGTGGCCGAGGTAGCGACTATATCCGCGGCTTCGCTGGCAACGACCTGTTGATCGGGGGCGATGGCGACGATCATCTGATCGGCGACGACGGCAACGACAACCTGATCGGCGGGGCTGGCGACGACCGCATCGAGGGCGGAGCCGGCGATGACCGGATCACCGGTTCGGCCGGCAACGACCTGCTCGATGGCGGTGCCGGGCTGGATTACCTGGATTACGAGCGCGAGAACGGCGCCGTCCAGGTCAACGCGGCGGCGGGTGTCGCAGTCGACGGCACGGGCGGCATCGACAAGATCAGTAGCTTCGAGGTGATCGTCGGCTCCCGCTTCGACGACTCGATCATCGGCTCGGCACAGGACGAAGTGATCGTCATCCGTCGCGGCGGCAACGATACCGCCGACGGCGGTGCGGGCTACGACACGCTGAACCTGTTCGTGCCTGACGATACCGCGGTCGATCTGGCTGCTGGCACCTGGAACTATGGTTCGTTCGCCGGCACCGCGCGCAACTTCGAGCACCTCATCACCGGCAGCGGCGACGATCAGGTCCAGGGCTCGAACGCGGACGAGTTCATCAACAGCAATGGCGGCGACGACTTCGTGGAAGCCGGAGCCGGCAATGACCGGGTCGATGGGGCCGCAGGCGACGATTATCTCTACGGCCAGACGGGCAACGATACCCTCGTGGGTGGTCCGGGCGAGGACACCTTGTTCGGCGAGGAAGGCAACGACACGCTGATCGGCCAGATCGGTCAGGACTGGCTCTATGGTGGAGTCGGCAATGATCGCCTGTTCGGCGGAGCCGACGACGACAGCCTGTTCGGTGACGACGGCAACGACCGGCTGGTCGGCGAGGCCGGCAACGACGTGCTCTATGGCGGCGACGGCGACGATGTGCTCACCGGCGGAGCCGGCGATGACGAGTTCGTGCGATACGAAAACGGCGGCAACGACCTCATCACAGATTTCGGCTTGGGCGACGACACCGTCCTGGTGTTCGGCGAGAGCGTATCCAGCTTCAATGAATTCAAGGCAGCGGCCAGCCAGAGTGGCGCCAATGTTGTGGTGAACTTCGGCGCCGGGCAGTCGATCATTTTCCAGAACATCGTGCTGGCTGACCTGACCTCCAGCAACGTCATCGTCAACTGA
- a CDS encoding DMT family transporter, whose amino-acid sequence MSKVTNRPTGGMTGREWAMLLALAAAWGGSFFFNGIAVRELPSFTLVWLRVAIAAAALLSMAWLLRIRLPTAGGTWAALGLMGLLNNALPFALIVWGQHHIASGLASILNATTPVFTILAAHCLTQDEKLNIFKLAGVVAGLVGATVLIGFDVLQEVGAEVLAQLACLAAALSYALAGIFGRRFRHMGISPLATAAGQVTTSTLILLPVMLLVDQPWRLAMPEGATIGAVLAVGLLSTALAYVLYFRILAVAGATNLLLVTFLIPVVAILLGALFLGETLLPRHLLGMSLIGLGLACIDRRLPRLLGASVQARER is encoded by the coding sequence ATGTCGAAGGTGACGAACAGGCCGACCGGAGGAATGACCGGGCGCGAATGGGCGATGCTGCTCGCCCTGGCAGCGGCGTGGGGTGGCTCGTTCTTCTTCAACGGCATCGCCGTCCGGGAACTGCCTTCCTTTACCCTGGTCTGGCTGCGCGTGGCGATCGCCGCCGCCGCCCTCCTGTCAATGGCATGGCTGCTCAGAATCCGGTTGCCCACCGCGGGCGGGACATGGGCGGCGCTGGGCCTGATGGGGCTGCTCAACAATGCGCTGCCGTTTGCCCTGATCGTCTGGGGCCAGCACCACATTGCGAGCGGACTAGCCTCGATCCTGAATGCCACGACGCCGGTCTTCACCATCCTGGCCGCCCACTGTCTCACCCAGGACGAGAAGCTGAACATCTTCAAGCTGGCTGGCGTCGTGGCAGGGCTGGTGGGCGCCACGGTGCTGATCGGGTTCGATGTGCTCCAGGAAGTGGGCGCCGAGGTCCTGGCCCAACTGGCCTGTCTGGCCGCCGCTCTTTCCTATGCGCTGGCTGGGATCTTTGGGCGCCGCTTCCGCCATATGGGCATCTCGCCACTGGCCACGGCTGCCGGCCAAGTGACCACCTCCACCCTGATCCTCCTGCCGGTCATGCTGCTGGTGGACCAGCCCTGGCGGCTGGCGATGCCGGAGGGGGCGACGATCGGCGCGGTCCTTGCGGTGGGGCTCCTGTCCACGGCGCTCGCCTACGTGCTCTATTTCCGGATCCTGGCGGTGGCCGGGGCCACCAATCTGCTGCTGGTCACCTTTCTCATCCCGGTCGTCGCCATCCTGCTGGGCGCGCTCTTCCTGGGAGAGACACTGCTACCTCGACACCTCCTGGGTATGAGCTTGATCGGCCTGGGCCTTGCGTGCATCGATCGAAGGCTGCCCCGTCTGCTGGGTGCTTCCGTACAGGCCAGGGAGCGCTGA
- a CDS encoding HpcH/HpaI aldolase/citrate lyase family protein, which yields MAAVRPRRSVLYMPGSNARALEKAKTLAADALILDLEDSVAPDAKDAARALVAQNVAAGGYGHRELIVRVNGLDTPWGHADLLDAATMGADGILLPKVSDVELVRRAVDILDGAGAAPDLPIWCMMETARAMFRADQIADHPRVECLVMGTSDLAKELHAAHTPLRLPMITSLGLCMLAARAAGISIVDGVSLDLEDEEGFRQSCLQGAELGFDGKTLIHPKQLEAANEAFAPSPEAVERAHKMIAAFEEARAAGKGVVVVDGKLVENLHVTEAKRLVALADAIAATTT from the coding sequence ATGGCCGCCGTTCGTCCACGTCGTTCCGTACTCTACATGCCCGGCAGCAATGCACGGGCGTTGGAGAAGGCGAAAACGCTTGCCGCGGATGCCCTGATCCTCGACCTGGAGGACAGCGTGGCGCCGGATGCAAAGGATGCCGCGCGTGCGCTGGTGGCCCAGAACGTCGCTGCCGGAGGCTACGGACACCGCGAGCTGATCGTTCGGGTCAACGGCCTGGACACGCCCTGGGGCCATGCCGACCTGCTCGATGCGGCAACCATGGGCGCCGACGGCATCCTGCTGCCGAAGGTTTCGGATGTGGAACTGGTTCGCCGCGCCGTTGACATCCTCGACGGCGCCGGCGCTGCACCGGACCTGCCGATCTGGTGCATGATGGAAACGGCACGGGCGATGTTCCGGGCCGACCAGATCGCGGATCATCCGCGGGTCGAGTGCCTGGTGATGGGCACCTCGGACCTTGCCAAGGAGCTGCACGCCGCCCACACGCCGCTGCGGCTGCCGATGATCACGTCGCTTGGCCTGTGCATGCTGGCGGCTCGCGCGGCAGGAATCTCGATCGTGGACGGCGTCAGCCTCGACCTGGAGGACGAGGAAGGTTTCCGGCAATCCTGCCTGCAGGGCGCGGAACTCGGGTTCGACGGCAAGACGCTGATCCACCCCAAGCAGCTGGAAGCGGCCAACGAGGCGTTCGCCCCGTCGCCGGAAGCCGTGGAGCGGGCCCACAAGATGATCGCGGCGTTCGAGGAAGCTCGGGCTGCCGGGAAGGGCGTGGTCGTGGTCGACGGCAAGCTGGTCGAGAATCTGCACGTCACCGAGGCCAAGCGGCTGGTGGCGCTGGCGGACGCCATCGCCGCGACTACGACCTGA
- a CDS encoding homocysteine S-methyltransferase family protein, whose translation MSRYRHDLPQMRQDLFLTDGGLETTLIYAEGLDLPLFAAFPLVEQEEGRAALRRYFQPYLDLARARGVGFIIDTPTWRANPDWAARLGFGPADLERVNRLAVAFAEQLRAEATDHVAPIVISGAMGPRGDGYQPDTQMSETEAQSYHAAQIDTFAETAADVISAVTLNYVEEAIGIAKAAKAAGMPVIISFTVETNGCLPTGQSLQAAITQVDEASGGYPAYYMINCAHPRHFAHVLEDRGAWLDRIRGIRANASTRSHAELDAATELDSGDPAALAQDYRAMRTKLPSLCVVGGCCGTDHRHIRAICEAVAPA comes from the coding sequence ATGTCCCGTTATCGCCACGATCTGCCGCAGATGCGCCAGGATCTGTTCCTGACGGATGGCGGCCTGGAGACGACGCTGATCTATGCGGAGGGACTGGACCTTCCGCTCTTCGCGGCCTTCCCCCTGGTCGAGCAGGAGGAGGGCCGGGCGGCTCTGCGCCGGTATTTCCAGCCGTACCTGGACCTTGCCCGCGCTCGCGGTGTCGGCTTCATCATCGACACGCCGACTTGGCGTGCCAATCCGGACTGGGCGGCACGGCTGGGCTTTGGCCCGGCCGACCTGGAGCGGGTCAATCGCCTCGCCGTGGCGTTCGCCGAACAGCTTCGCGCCGAGGCAACCGACCACGTCGCCCCCATCGTGATCAGCGGCGCGATGGGGCCGCGGGGCGACGGCTACCAGCCGGACACGCAGATGTCGGAGACCGAGGCACAATCCTATCATGCCGCCCAGATCGACACCTTCGCCGAGACCGCGGCCGATGTGATCAGCGCGGTGACGCTGAACTATGTCGAGGAAGCCATCGGGATCGCCAAGGCGGCTAAGGCGGCCGGCATGCCGGTCATCATCTCGTTCACGGTGGAAACAAACGGGTGCCTGCCGACTGGGCAGAGCCTGCAGGCGGCCATCACCCAGGTCGACGAGGCGAGCGGCGGCTATCCCGCCTACTACATGATCAACTGCGCCCATCCCCGCCATTTTGCCCATGTCCTGGAGGACAGGGGCGCCTGGCTCGACCGGATCCGCGGCATCCGCGCCAATGCCTCGACACGCAGCCATGCCGAACTCGACGCGGCGACCGAGCTCGACAGTGGGGATCCGGCTGCCCTGGCGCAGGACTACCGCGCGATGCGGACGAAGCTGCCAAGCTTATGCGTCGTCGGCGGCTGCTGCGGCACCGACCACCGCCACATCCGCGCCATCTGCGAGGCTGTCGCTCCGGCCTGA
- a CDS encoding CobW family GTP-binding protein → MQVEIPGQEQKIPVTLLTGFLGSGKTTLLSRLLQDPGMAGTAVIINEFGEIGLDHDLVETGGEESMVELSSGCLCCTVRGDLVRTMHDLYGRMREGTIRPFRRVAIETTGLADPAPILQTLMQDAAIDHFFRLESVVTLVDAVNGDGTLDRHEEAVKQAAVADRLLITKADLAAEAVVAGLEDRLRRLNPAAPIMRVEHGQVAPDRLLEAGLYDPATKSVDVQRWLAEEAYADGHHHDHGHDHHHHHHDHDGPGQDPHDVNRHDEHIRAFAIRKKEPIPAQAFSLFLDLLTAQRGADLLRVKGIVHIAEEPDRPMVFHAVQHVMHPPVTLERWPSDDRDTRLVFIVRDLDKAQVQNFLDALTRAHGDLAGTS, encoded by the coding sequence ATGCAGGTGGAGATACCCGGCCAGGAGCAGAAGATCCCGGTGACCCTGCTGACCGGGTTTCTGGGCTCGGGAAAGACGACCCTGCTGTCCCGCCTCCTCCAGGACCCCGGCATGGCCGGCACCGCAGTGATCATCAACGAGTTCGGCGAGATCGGCCTGGATCACGACCTGGTCGAGACCGGCGGCGAAGAAAGCATGGTCGAACTGTCCTCGGGCTGCCTGTGCTGCACGGTGCGCGGCGATCTGGTCCGGACCATGCACGACCTGTACGGCCGGATGCGCGAGGGCACCATCCGGCCATTTCGTCGGGTCGCGATCGAAACGACTGGCCTGGCCGATCCTGCTCCGATCCTGCAGACGCTGATGCAGGATGCGGCGATCGATCACTTCTTTCGGCTGGAGTCGGTGGTGACCCTGGTCGATGCCGTCAACGGCGATGGCACGCTCGACCGGCACGAGGAGGCGGTGAAGCAGGCCGCGGTGGCCGATCGCCTGTTGATCACGAAGGCGGATCTCGCCGCCGAGGCGGTCGTTGCCGGGCTGGAGGACCGCCTGCGCCGTCTGAACCCGGCGGCGCCGATCATGCGGGTGGAGCATGGGCAGGTGGCGCCCGACCGCCTGCTGGAGGCAGGCCTTTACGACCCAGCCACCAAGTCGGTCGACGTCCAGCGCTGGCTCGCCGAGGAGGCCTATGCGGATGGCCACCATCACGATCACGGACATGACCACCACCACCACCATCATGATCACGATGGGCCGGGTCAGGACCCGCACGACGTCAACCGGCACGACGAGCACATCCGGGCCTTCGCCATCCGCAAGAAGGAGCCGATACCCGCTCAGGCGTTCTCCCTGTTCCTGGACCTGCTCACCGCGCAACGCGGGGCCGACCTCCTGCGGGTGAAGGGCATCGTGCACATCGCCGAGGAGCCCGACCGGCCGATGGTCTTCCACGCCGTCCAGCACGTCATGCACCCCCCGGTCACCCTGGAACGCTGGCCGTCCGACGACCGCGACACGCGGCTGGTCTTCATCGTCCGCGACCTGGACAAGGCGCAGGTCCAGAACTTCCTGGACGCGCTGACTCGAGCGCATGGGGATCTCGCCGGAACGTCCTGA